In Vigna angularis cultivar LongXiaoDou No.4 chromosome 8, ASM1680809v1, whole genome shotgun sequence, the DNA window TGCAGGAGGTCGAAGGACATAGTGGCTGCtggagaaagagaaaagttCAAAGAGCATGGCAACAATAGAAGAGCAAGAATGCTCATTTGGTGCGGTGGCTACCAGAAAGCAAAAACAGTTCAGACAACACAGCAGTTTCCTAAGAGAAAAAGTATTCGTAAGGTGTGGCGCACGCCAAAGAGAAAAAATGTTCAGAGAGTACAGCGCAGTCAAAGGGCAAAATTGCTTTGAGAACACAGAGGCTGGAGAAAAGCAAAAGTGGTCGGAGGATGCAAAGTTGTTGAAGAGCATAAATGCCCTAAGACCAGTGTTTACCAGAGAGCAAAACTGTTGGAGGGTGCAACAACTGCTGTGGAGCAAAAGTGATTGGTGGGGGCAACTGCTGCTGTTGAGCAATAAAAGGTTTGGATGAGTTAGAAGCTGCCAAAGAGCAAAATTGCTTGGTGGGTGCGGCAGCTGCTGGAGAGGATAACAATTATTGGAAAGAAAAATTGCTCAAAGGGCACGCAGCTACTACAGAGAAACAAAATGCTTGGAGAACACTACTCAAATCATGTTTTTAACagtttaaaaatgaagataCTGATTTTGCATAACAGAAGAAGTGCAAGTACATTATGCATTTTCACATTTTCATAGCATGCACCAGTCATGGGAATGGTAACGTTCACCTAGCACAACTAAAGTGCATAAAGCTTGAGACAAAGCACACTTCTGCTCTATTTTACAGAAGAACaggaaaaacatttaatgttgcCTTTTTCGAGATTCAAGCTCCAAATCAAATTCTCCATTGATGAAATAGAAGTTTCTTCCAACAATCATGGGACTGTTTGGGTAAACTTCTTCACAAATCCTTTCAggaaaacaaataagaaaatacGAAATTAACTTCTCGATAAACTAAAATTAGCTCATGCATAAGCTAATCTTAGCATATGGAGAAgctaatttcaaatttttatcatatttttcttttctaaaattagCCCATGGAGAAGCATGACCAAATATGCCTTGTAACTATTTCCTTAAGCACTACAAGTAGGCTATTGCTTGTAGAAGAAACCGAGTTAATATGCAAATTTATTCTCAAATATTTGCGGAAGAAAAATATGAATCTTTATTCTCAATCATTTGAACAAACATTATTTGAAGATATTGTAAACAATCATTCAAGAGTTTTCAAACTTACAATGATATGCATAAATGAATATCAAACTTAATAGATGAAGCTTATTGATGCAGACAATCCAGTACGTAAGACTGTAAGTAAAATAAACTGACCAGAGCCCATTGTTTCGCGCTGGGACTTGTTCTGCCAAGGAAGTAAGTAGTTGGGACTGCACGAAACAGTGAAAACTTTTACTACAGAATTCAATGCAAGTTCGACCGCCGTATTCTGCGTCGCGTAAGCCTCACGTGCTTTCGTAACTGGCAATCGCCGGTTCCTGAAATTGTAACCTTTGAACAAAGACGCGGAAGAtgtgaaaaataattgtttttcacTTCTAAGTTTGCTCTTAATTTGTTGTGTGATATTGTTCCTGACAACTGACAACGGCTGTGAAACAGCATTCTGTATGGCCTTGGTCGCTGGTTGAGCGACAGCACGGTCTTTCAAGAGATGGGAGTAAAAGGAAGAGGAGAAAAGGTTGCGAGCCATACGAACAAGTGAAGCCATCACCACATTCACAGATCAAGCAACGGTACACTCCTACTGGGTATGGTGATTCTTACGTCTCAAATTAGGGAGCCATTATATATATAGGGTGTGGAGGAAAAAACGggaggtgcagaaagaaattCCAAAAGCAAAACGTGACCTAACTTGTCCAATACTGAAGGCACAGAGCAGAGAGGGGGGAGCGAGGGTGAGagtgaagaagaggaggaagaaaaggGCAAAGGGTTGGTTTTGTTGATGAATCGAGAATGTTCCGAAACCAGTACGACACGGACGTGACGACATGGAGCCCTGCGGGGCGGCTGTTCCAGGTGGAGTACGCGATGGAAGCGGTGAAGCAGGGCTCTGCAGCGATTGGTCTCCGATCCAAGACGCACGTGGTTCTGGCATGTGTCAACAAGGCCAACTCTGAACTCTCCTCGCACCAGAAGAAGATCTTCAAGGTAGACAACCACATTGGCGTCGCCATCGCCGGCCTCACCGCCGATGGCCGAGTCCTCTCCCGCTACATGCGATCCGAGTGCATCAACTATAACTATACCTACGAGTCCCCTCTCCCCGTAGGTAGGCTCGTTGTTCAGCTCGCCGACAAGGCACAGGTCCTCATTCTCCTCCCTTCCACCTAAGGCTTTTTTTCAGGGACAGAAATAATCGCTATCCGAGTGCATTTTAGTTGTTGGAATTGGAACCACCCGTTTAGTGCTCCACTCTTTAATTTCGATTTTAGGTTATGCGAAATAAGTGAATTGCGTGTTGTATGTTGGATAAAATTCAGAACTGTGAATGCATTTCATTTATCGTTCTTATAGTCATATAAGTGTTTATAAATAAGTTTCATGTTTAAGCTGTGTTTTAGTCCTAGAAAGTTCAATAAAGAGGGTATTGGAGCCAATTTTGAGGTTGTATGTGCAGAATTACATGGTAAAAGAGGATTGTCTACAGAATTTATCAGAACTGAGAGGGTATCTTACTTATCAATGTTttttgtgattcaattttgagtTACAGGTTTGTACACAGCGGTCATGGAAACGTCCGTATGGGGTTGGTCTTCTGGTGGCCGGATTGGATGAATCAGGAGCTCACCTCTATTACAACTGTCCCGGTGGAAACTATTTTGAATATCAGGCTTTTGCTATTGGGTCTCGCTCTCAAGCTGCAAAGACATATTTGGAACGCAGTTTTGATAACTTCATGGGCTCTTCCCGAGAAGATCTTATCAAAGATGCACTTATAGCGACTAGGGAGTCCTTGCAAGGTGAAAAACTGAGGAGTTCTGTCTGCACCATTGCTGTGGTTGGAGTTGGTGAGCCATTCCACATTTTAGATCAGGAAACTGTTCAACATTTGATTGATTCTTTTGAGATTGTGAGGGAGGAAGAACCTCCAGCTGAAGAAGCTCAGCCAGCAACCGAGCAGGATGCTCCCACAGACCAGGCTTCTGGTCCAGATCAAGGTGCAGCTCCTGGAGATCGAAGAGCTTCTCCCATGGAAATTTGATTAGAAAAAATCTATTTCTAGAGATCAATCGGTTCCATATGAAGACatctttttttatgtatttccTTTGCGTTAAAATGATTGTTTCTGCAATTCATCCGAACTTGATCATTGTAAACCTTTTAATAGTTGTTTGACGAACTTCACTGAAATTATGTAGGAAAAATGTTGGATATAACATAtcttgattattgatttaaataatgCATGAGggattttgaatataaaaatattcattattaatttaaataattcattttacaatatatatatatatatatatattgtatcaTCATAATCTTGAAAAACTACAGTGTACTGATTAGGAAATTTGGAACATATCTgatcataatttaaatatgtaagaTGAAGTTCTTTCATCCCAGAGTAAAATAGGACTGAGCTTTTGcctattaaaattaaaatcttaattaaatttcaattttttaataaatttagataattttaattaagttttttattaatttttctatattttattaaatgttaaagaacgttatatttttactttcattAATTGAATAACCTGATATTCTATTACTCATAATTgttataacaaattattttgtagtattattttataattttataattttataattatatattttattattttataacattttttatgtcacaattcttactttttaaataaattaattaattaactatcCTCTTGTCTCCTTGTCTGTCTTATATCTCTTTAATAATGTCTTCTTTCACTCTAAATTATCAATTCTAGTTCAACTTTTCCTACAataaattagatgaaaaaaTATCTAGAAAGTTATAGAATCTGTAATATCTTCGAACCGATCTCATATACAAAAACTCTACCTTTTATTATCATTTCTAATGCACCTTGTTGTAaagtgtgacatcccaaaaatacagtattaaaccataaaatcagaaaatcacatttaataataattcagtatagttttccaactaaaataaaaccaaacgaacgctcaaggacgaacgtccttgagtacagtcTTACAACAATAAAGAACGAACGCGTAAAGCCGCACGTCCATACCAGAGTTACAAATTACAATCGGACGTAAATTtaaaacctgaccgaacggttcacaCAGGAaaacaccgaacggtcatacataATAGAATTAAAGGATTGgccgagcgtctcactgctcggtcttcacttcaacttcaaccaaaTTCTCTTCGTTCAGAGCATCCTCCAAATgttcgtctccctctgctcacatccacacggatgatcattgcaatgacaggacggacgtacaaaacgagacaacacaaggaaaaacacagggtaaacttatgtaatttaactcatgcatcaacatataattCACATAAACAATTTATCATTCATGCACATTTCAACGCACGCCTAACATGAAACCCAATACACGACTGACtgttcggactgtatgaattcccgtgtagctacgacgttcgcgcacccgggtggtgtggtaactggcactctcatcagctgccacccgaggttagtccgttccgtccaaattacagTTATGTGACGAgaacctcctgccgttcccacgcatgacatacccccctctatgtgaggacgagtagtcacggaacatcaggatcgaaTCGCCTGCTAAGTCTGGCCAcggtcatactttacaaattcccaTAATCATCCAAgagtcattcctccccggaacgcttgttcaacattcatactttcatttcatctcatatactgtacatcattcattattcatcattccataatcattttcattattcataAGAAAGCCATTAAAAATCGAACGTCCTGCCCTCACCAAGAAAACGAGGACAAACCATGCTGACTGGGCCAAAAGGACGTTCGTTAAGAATCATAGTACGAACGCTCAGTATATGACCGAGCACCATTTTGAGCGAGCGCTCAATCTAAGACCGAGCCCCTGTTTAGAACAAGCGTTCAGTATAAAACCGAACACCctttagaacgaacgttcggtataagatcGAACACCaattagaacgaacgttcggtataagaccgaacaccaattagaacgaacgttcggtataagaccgaacaccaatttgaacgaacgttcggtataagaccgaacaccaattagaatgaacgttcggtataagaccgaacacccaTTTTGAGCGAGCGCTCATTATGAACCGAACATCAAACAAAACGAGCGTTCAGTATAAGACTGAACACCAATTAGGACGAATGCTCAGCGTGAGATCGAACGCGTACGAACGTTAggtgtgagaccgaacgttaataaccttaaaataatagattttacGAACGGGAAATATACTATTTCAAACATACCAGATACAACAAAgctaggccgaacgctcaagcagaGTATTTTGACACAAGGACGCTTGTCCTCGACTAGAGTTCTATTTAAATGAAAGAATCAGCATCTCAACTGTTACTTActggaaaaccgaacggtcaatgatcGTGCAGTACGGACGTACATATTTATGGGAAATTCTCTTACAATCCATTCTCATTCCAGTTCATATCATCATTAACTTTCACATTTCATACGACCCATATCGtgtaaattcatatatttcattccactaaattaacgaacgttcatgcatctCAAGCACAGTAACCTCATGCATTATACTCATCCAGCAAATAACGATcgttcatacaattcatacgTATCATACATCATGCATTAATTTCATGCAGTAAtttaacgaacgttcatacaagcACAccacatgaattaaatcaaataagcttcccttacctggaaatgaccgaacgtccacagACGCACCACACTCTTCTTCACTACGTTTCCCCTTCCCCCGCTCGTCAACGCTCGTTAACCAAACTACAATGAACGAGCCCCAACGCCAAATCAGATCTAACCATTTCAAAGAATGATGACGAACGTACGAATCTCGTAATTGGGTTTGCATGCGTTATAACGAACGTCAGCATGAAGGAAAGACTTACCAGCTCAGTCTTCACGAAACGAACGGTTCTTCTGGAGTCCTTGACGCCGTGCGTCCTTCAATGTTGCCGGAACACTGGTTGGAGGAGATGAATTGGGTGGTTTTCCTTAGAGAGAAGGTGCAGAGAGTGTAGAGAGAAGGGGAAGAGAAAGAATTTCCAGAAATGAAAAATGGTGGAGCGTGTGGAGTGTGGAGAATATTTCAGAATTCTCAGATTCAGCCTCCACTCTCGTCCAGCGCACTCCTCCACTCAGCCAACGCACGTTACACGCTGGCAGGCGCACGTTCTGCCCTCCTGATTCCCGACAGCCCATGCTGAACGTCCACTCAGCGGTCGGCACGTGGTTTCCACTTCGGATTGCTGACTAAGCTCTATGTGCGACAGCTGGCGCCCGTTAGTGGGCGTCCGACTCTGCTGTCGCCCATGTGCGTCGCTGAGGTGGCTCGCCCTGCGCCTGCCACGTGGACTCCACTGTGCACGTTTTTCTGAAGCCTGACATTCCCtccaactacaaaaattttcgtcctcgaaaattaggacGGGGGATCAAACAGATGGGGATACAAATCCTTCATGGCATCTTCCACTTCCTAAGTAGAGTCGTCCGTCTTCTCGTCCCAGACGACTTTCACAAATCTGGTTGCTTTCCTCTTGTAGTATTTGGTGTTGCTATCTTCAATTCTAACGGGTTGCATCTCCCGTGTTATTCTCATCACTCTATAAAAGAGATTGTCAAGGTCGATGCACATCCTCTCTGATGTGTAGGGTTACCTCCCACAACTCGTATAATAAACTTATCCGGGCAGTTCCCACCGCTCAAAGAGCTTATCAGGGCAACTCCCACCACTCATACAAGGAGACAATTCTGGGTCAACATACGCATCACATATCTCACACCAAAATAATGCCATATCTACACTCACTCATATCGCAAGATATCCTCTCTAATTTGAATATTTCATACTCTCAAAATGTGGTAAAAACCgcatactattttttttttaaccgatACTATTGAAGACTCCGGTATGCATGACCGGAACTGTGGGCATAGTGAGGTTTTTGGCTATAAAATGAGGTGCTAGCCGCGTTGGGCGACACGTCGAAACGCTGAGATTTTAGAGCGTGTGAGAGAGTGAGTGAGATCTGAACGCCTGAGTTCTGAGTGTGAGAGCTTTTGGAATCAGAACGACTGAGTGTGATAGGTCGGAGAGTCTTCTGGCAAGCTTCAATCTTCATGTTCCAGGGCTTTGCTCCGCCTCGAGTAAgtacttcttttctcttatctcttcctttcctttacccagcttctccttcttctttacttctcgcttctcttctttcctttcttctatCTGCTTCCTTTCATGCACTTTTCTTTTCTGAGCTTTTGTTACTTGC includes these proteins:
- the LOC108319052 gene encoding proteasome subunit alpha type-1-B-like; translated protein: MFRNQYDTDVTTWSPAGRLFQVEYAMEAVKQGSAAIGLRSKTHVVLACVNKANSELSSHQKKIFKVDNHIGVAIAGLTADGRVLSRYMRSECINYNYTYESPLPVGRLVVQLADKAQVCTQRSWKRPYGVGLLVAGLDESGAHLYYNCPGGNYFEYQAFAIGSRSQAAKTYLERSFDNFMGSSREDLIKDALIATRESLQGEKLRSSVCTIAVVGVGEPFHILDQETVQHLIDSFEIVREEEPPAEEAQPATEQDAPTDQASGPDQGAAPGDRRASPMEI